The proteins below come from a single Pandoraea apista genomic window:
- a CDS encoding PHA/PHB synthase family protein, which yields MPARSAKTSPSKSESSLSASRARGAPKTTRSPTRRATPHGPAPADAANTVAPPQSLAPPPEAAPQPPATSFTDHLDRAAMATTARFTGNVSPAAVALAWADWAMHAATAPGHQLNVFKAFAAIEKPTAGQAAQPAQAAQAAKASGPPDTDRRFRDPLWDNPPFSWWRDRFLRTQHFVDEMTGEIPGVEPHHRDVVRFMTRQWLDVFSPSNLWCLNPEVLSAIRETQGQSLVRGAQRWGSDLRDIAAGHAPGAGPEACQAFRVGHEIAATPGKVVYRNAYFELLQYAPAQAQTWREPVLIVPSWLLKYYILDLQAQHSLVRYLVAQGHSVFMISWHNPGPEARDRGLEDYLDEGLLTALREVGRLTDNAPVHACGYCLGGTLLAIAAATLAREKGKNNGHPALASITLLAAQTDFSEPGELGLFIDASQVAYLEAMMWRQGYIGGEQLAGTFQLLNSRDLIWSRLMHDYLLGKPAQTTDFTVWNADTTRIPARLHSQCLRELYLNNALATGALKVGGQPVALSDIRVPMFVVATERDHISPWRSVYKMHLLYHGDLTFALVSGGHNVGVVCEPGHARSHHRVATRAAGSAYPSPEEWFATTPAMPSSWWPAWQAWLLAQGGGKAIAAAWPPAQALEDAPGTYVLER from the coding sequence ATGCCTGCTCGCAGCGCCAAGACGTCCCCGTCGAAGTCCGAATCGTCGCTGAGCGCCTCCCGTGCGCGAGGTGCGCCCAAGACGACCCGCTCGCCAACGCGTCGCGCCACGCCGCACGGTCCGGCACCGGCCGACGCCGCAAATACTGTGGCCCCGCCGCAGTCCCTTGCTCCGCCGCCGGAGGCCGCTCCCCAACCACCTGCGACGTCGTTTACCGATCACCTCGATCGGGCCGCGATGGCGACGACCGCCCGCTTCACCGGCAATGTCTCGCCTGCGGCTGTCGCGCTGGCCTGGGCGGACTGGGCCATGCACGCCGCTACGGCACCCGGCCATCAACTCAATGTTTTCAAAGCGTTTGCCGCCATCGAAAAACCCACTGCGGGGCAAGCGGCACAACCGGCACAAGCGGCACAAGCGGCGAAAGCCAGCGGACCACCTGACACGGACCGGCGTTTTCGCGATCCCCTGTGGGACAACCCGCCGTTTTCGTGGTGGCGCGATCGTTTTCTGCGCACCCAGCACTTCGTCGACGAGATGACCGGAGAAATTCCCGGCGTCGAACCACATCACCGCGACGTGGTGCGCTTCATGACAAGACAATGGCTCGACGTCTTTTCACCGAGCAACCTCTGGTGCCTGAACCCCGAAGTGCTCTCCGCCATACGCGAGACCCAGGGCCAAAGCCTTGTGCGTGGCGCCCAGCGTTGGGGGTCCGATCTGCGCGATATTGCGGCGGGCCATGCGCCGGGGGCTGGACCGGAGGCGTGTCAGGCGTTTCGCGTTGGTCACGAGATCGCTGCGACGCCCGGCAAGGTCGTCTATCGCAACGCGTATTTCGAATTGCTTCAATACGCGCCGGCACAGGCTCAGACGTGGCGCGAACCGGTATTGATCGTGCCGTCTTGGCTGCTGAAGTACTACATTCTCGATCTGCAAGCCCAGCATTCCCTCGTGCGCTATCTGGTGGCGCAGGGTCATAGCGTTTTTATGATCTCGTGGCACAACCCCGGCCCGGAGGCGCGTGATCGGGGACTGGAAGATTATCTCGACGAAGGATTGCTCACGGCGCTGCGCGAGGTGGGCCGCTTGACCGATAACGCACCGGTGCACGCCTGCGGCTATTGCCTCGGGGGCACGCTGCTTGCGATTGCGGCAGCCACATTGGCGCGTGAGAAGGGAAAGAACAACGGGCACCCTGCGCTCGCCAGCATCACCTTGCTCGCCGCCCAGACCGACTTCAGTGAACCGGGCGAGTTGGGGCTGTTCATCGACGCGAGTCAGGTGGCCTATCTCGAAGCGATGATGTGGCGGCAGGGATACATCGGCGGGGAACAACTCGCCGGCACCTTCCAACTGCTCAATTCGCGCGACCTGATCTGGTCGCGGCTCATGCACGACTATCTGCTTGGCAAACCGGCGCAGACGACAGACTTCACGGTGTGGAATGCCGACACCACGCGCATTCCTGCACGGTTACATAGTCAATGTCTGCGTGAGTTGTATCTGAACAATGCGCTGGCGACTGGCGCGCTGAAGGTCGGCGGACAGCCGGTGGCGCTTTCGGATATTCGGGTGCCCATGTTCGTCGTGGCGACCGAGCGCGACCACATTTCACCGTGGCGGTCCGTCTACAAGATGCATCTGCTGTACCACGGCGATCTCACGTTTGCTCTCGTCTCAGGCGGGCATAACGTGGGGGTGGTTTGCGAACCGGGACATGCCCGCAGTCATCATCGCGTGGCCACGCGCGCAGCCGGTTCGGCGTATCCCTCCCCCGAGGAATGGTTTGCAACGACACCCGCCATGCCAAGCTCGTGGTGGCCCGCATGGCAGGCATGGCTGCTGGCGCAGGGCGGCGGCAAAGCCATTGCCGCCGCCTGGCCACCGGCACAAGCGCTGGAAGACGCGCCCGGGACTTACGTGCTCGAGCGATGA
- the phbB gene encoding acetoacetyl-CoA reductase — protein sequence MTARIALVTGGMGGLGEAISVRLADAGYRVAVTCSPSNRDCEGWVSRMRETGRDFAAYRVDVADFASCEACAKAVESDTGRVDILINNAGITRDATMRKMTSEDWQSVLRTDLDSVFNMTRPIFGGMVARGWGRIVNISSVNGSRGAFGQANYAAAKAGMHGFTKALALEVAKAGVTVNTISPGYLATKMVTAVPQEVLESRILPQIPVGRLGRPDEVAALIAFLVSDDAGFITGSNVAINGGMHME from the coding sequence ATGACAGCACGAATAGCATTGGTCACAGGCGGCATGGGTGGCTTGGGCGAGGCCATCAGCGTGCGCCTTGCCGACGCCGGGTACCGCGTTGCGGTGACTTGTTCCCCCTCGAATCGCGATTGCGAAGGCTGGGTCTCGCGCATGCGCGAGACGGGCCGCGACTTCGCGGCCTATCGTGTCGACGTAGCCGACTTCGCGTCTTGCGAAGCGTGCGCAAAAGCCGTCGAGTCGGACACCGGCCGGGTGGACATTCTCATCAACAATGCAGGCATTACGCGCGACGCCACGATGCGCAAGATGACTTCCGAGGATTGGCAGTCGGTATTGCGTACGGATCTGGATAGCGTGTTCAACATGACCCGGCCGATTTTTGGCGGCATGGTCGCGCGCGGCTGGGGCCGTATCGTCAACATCTCGTCGGTCAATGGAAGTCGCGGCGCCTTCGGTCAGGCGAACTACGCGGCCGCGAAGGCCGGCATGCACGGGTTCACCAAAGCGTTGGCGCTGGAGGTCGCCAAGGCGGGTGTCACCGTCAACACGATCTCGCCGGGGTATCTCGCGACGAAGATGGTCACTGCCGTGCCGCAGGAGGTGCTCGAATCGCGCATTCTTCCGCAGATTCCGGTCGGACGACTGGGGCGGCCGGATGAAGTCGCCGCGCTGATCGCCTTTCTGGTGTCGGACGATGCGGGATTCATCACCGGCAGCAACGTTGCCATCAACGGTGGCATGCATATGGAGTGA
- a CDS encoding efflux RND transporter periplasmic adaptor subunit — MPLPPDIAPRRRLALAIATAAITAASLAACSRKAPPEAPPRPVVAVAAKLAETTPIASLPAQIEARYATPLSFRVAGKIIDRSVRLGDAVKAGQVVARLDPADLSKNAASARAQLDAAQHQLDYATQTVTRDRAQARENLIAPAQLEQSENAYASALAQRNQASQQAALAGDQLSYGNLKADRDGVITAEQADTGQNVSAGQPVYQLAWTGDVDVIADVPEAALSAFRIGQMATVSLPAVPGKTWQARVREIAPAADPMSRTYRAKLSLLSPGPDVKLGMTANVAFAQPFAAPAPATTTASGAAAQPPVANAQPITLPSTALFHDGDQPAVWVVKPDDTLVLRRVKIARYGERTITVAGGIQPGERIVWQGVHTVTAGEKVRVIPPLHAEDFAS; from the coding sequence ATGCCTCTTCCGCCCGATATCGCACCACGCCGCCGGCTCGCGCTGGCCATTGCCACTGCCGCCATTACCGCTGCATCGTTGGCCGCCTGTTCGCGCAAAGCCCCGCCGGAGGCGCCTCCGCGCCCGGTCGTGGCCGTTGCCGCCAAGCTTGCCGAGACGACACCTATCGCGTCGCTGCCCGCGCAAATTGAGGCGCGCTATGCCACGCCGCTGTCGTTTCGCGTCGCGGGCAAGATCATCGACCGGTCGGTGCGGCTCGGCGATGCCGTGAAGGCAGGCCAGGTCGTCGCCCGCCTCGATCCGGCCGATCTGTCGAAGAACGCCGCCAGCGCTCGCGCACAGCTCGACGCCGCCCAGCACCAATTGGACTACGCAACGCAAACCGTCACGCGTGACCGCGCGCAGGCGCGGGAAAACCTGATCGCCCCTGCGCAGCTCGAGCAATCCGAGAACGCGTATGCGAGTGCATTGGCACAGCGCAATCAGGCGAGTCAGCAAGCCGCACTGGCGGGCGACCAGTTGAGTTACGGCAATCTCAAAGCCGATCGCGACGGTGTCATTACCGCCGAGCAGGCGGATACCGGCCAGAACGTGAGCGCGGGTCAACCGGTATATCAATTGGCATGGACGGGCGATGTGGATGTGATTGCCGACGTGCCCGAAGCCGCGCTCAGCGCATTCCGTATCGGGCAAATGGCGACCGTCTCGCTGCCGGCCGTCCCCGGCAAGACATGGCAGGCGCGCGTGCGCGAAATCGCCCCGGCGGCCGATCCGATGAGCCGCACCTATCGCGCCAAACTCTCTCTGCTGTCTCCCGGGCCTGACGTCAAACTCGGTATGACGGCGAACGTCGCCTTCGCACAACCGTTTGCCGCACCGGCACCTGCAACCACGACGGCCTCGGGGGCAGCCGCCCAGCCACCCGTGGCAAATGCTCAGCCGATCACCCTGCCTTCGACCGCGCTCTTCCACGACGGCGATCAACCCGCCGTGTGGGTCGTCAAGCCAGACGACACGCTGGTGCTGCGGCGCGTGAAAATTGCCCGTTACGGCGAGCGCACCATCACCGTCGCAGGCGGCATTCAGCCCGGCGAGCGCATCGTCTGGCAAGGCGTTCACACTGTCACGGCCGGCGAAAAGGTCCGCGTGATCCCGCCCCTGCACGCTGAGGACTTTGCGTCATGA
- a CDS encoding efflux RND transporter permease subunit, with translation MSTLDGKPPVPQPSSAEPQDYRHEEGRFNLSAWALRHRALVIFLIAMATIFGILAYSRLAQSEDPPFTFRVMVIRTFWPGATAKQVQEQVTDRIARKLQEMPSIDFQRSYSRPGESLLFFAMKDSAPASEVPEEWYQVRKKVGDIAYTLPQGVQGPFFNDEFGDVYTHIFTLEGDGFGPAQLRDYADSLRTVLLRVPGVAKVDYFGDQDQRIYVEINNTQLTRLGISPNEIAQAVGSQNAVSPAGTIETPNDRLVVRPSGQFRSVDELADTLIRVNNRTFRLGDIATIKRGYVDPPVSQMRFGGKPVLGIGITMQKGQDVVHLGKALTRTMSDLRAQLPAGLKLTEVASMSQSVSHSVDDFLEAVAEAVAIVLIVSLVSLGFRTGMVVVISIPVVLAVTSLFMYIFDIGLHKVSLGTLILALGLLVDDAIIAVEMMAVKLAQGWNRKRAAAFAYTSTAFPMLTGTLVTVSGFLPIALAKSSTGEYTRSIFEVSAIALLASWLAAVVLIPLLGYKLLPERPREAHHADDHEHEVYDTKFYNRLRGWLTWCIERKIVVLVITVVLFLISMAGFSLVPQQFFPSSDRPELMVDLRLQEGASYQATLRETERLEKMLEGRKEIDHTVSFVGTGAPRFYLPLDQQLPTPNFAQLVITAKSVEDREALAQWLEPKLRDAMPGVRTRLSRLENGPPVGFPVQFRVSGDDIGTVRKISEQVAEVMRANGDTLDVQFDWDEPSQRSVRFEVDQQKARALGVSSTDISNFIAMTLTGYDISQYRERDKLISITLRAPKAERVDPAKIATLAMPTPNGPVPLATLGHVVNDLEYGVIWERDRQPTITVRSDVRAGKQGIDVTEAVYKKLDGIRRALPVGYRIEIGGSVEESAKGQSSINAQMPIMIIAVLTLLMIQLQSFARTMLVVLTAPLGMIGVVATLLLFGKPFGFVAMLGVIAMFGIIMRNSVILVDQIEQDIAAGHPRFDAIVSATVRRFRPITLTAAAAVLALIPLLRSNFFGPMATALMGGITSATILTVFFLPALYATAFRVRHHERASQPAAPSGSSQGDRS, from the coding sequence ATGAGCACACTGGACGGGAAGCCGCCCGTGCCCCAGCCATCCTCCGCCGAACCGCAGGATTACCGCCACGAAGAAGGTCGCTTCAACCTCTCCGCGTGGGCTCTGCGGCATCGCGCGCTCGTGATCTTCCTGATCGCGATGGCGACGATCTTCGGCATTCTCGCGTACTCGCGCCTCGCGCAGTCGGAAGACCCGCCATTCACGTTCCGTGTGATGGTGATCCGCACGTTCTGGCCCGGCGCGACCGCCAAACAAGTGCAGGAACAGGTCACCGACCGGATTGCTCGCAAGCTTCAGGAAATGCCGTCGATCGACTTCCAGCGCAGCTATTCGCGCCCGGGCGAGTCGCTGTTGTTCTTCGCGATGAAGGACTCGGCGCCCGCGAGCGAAGTCCCCGAGGAGTGGTATCAGGTCCGCAAGAAAGTCGGCGATATCGCCTACACATTGCCGCAAGGTGTGCAGGGACCGTTCTTCAACGACGAGTTCGGCGACGTCTACACGCACATCTTCACGCTCGAAGGCGACGGCTTCGGCCCCGCCCAGTTGCGCGATTACGCCGACTCGCTGCGCACCGTGCTCCTGCGCGTGCCGGGCGTGGCGAAGGTCGATTACTTCGGCGATCAGGACCAGCGTATCTATGTCGAGATCAACAACACGCAACTGACGCGTCTGGGCATTTCGCCGAACGAGATTGCGCAAGCCGTGGGCAGCCAGAACGCGGTCTCGCCGGCGGGCACCATCGAGACGCCCAACGACCGGCTGGTCGTGCGCCCGAGCGGCCAGTTCCGCAGTGTCGACGAACTTGCCGACACACTCATTCGCGTGAACAACCGCACCTTCCGCCTCGGCGACATCGCCACGATCAAGCGAGGTTACGTCGACCCGCCCGTGTCGCAAATGCGCTTCGGCGGCAAGCCGGTTCTCGGCATCGGCATCACCATGCAGAAGGGGCAAGACGTCGTTCACCTCGGCAAAGCGTTGACCCGCACAATGAGCGACCTGCGCGCCCAGTTGCCTGCCGGCCTCAAGCTGACCGAAGTGGCGAGCATGTCGCAGTCCGTCTCGCATTCGGTCGACGACTTCCTGGAAGCCGTGGCCGAAGCCGTCGCTATCGTGCTGATCGTGAGCCTCGTGTCCCTGGGATTCCGCACCGGCATGGTCGTGGTGATCTCGATTCCGGTCGTGCTCGCCGTCACGTCGCTGTTCATGTACATCTTCGACATCGGCCTGCACAAGGTGTCGCTCGGCACACTGATTCTGGCACTCGGCCTGTTGGTGGACGACGCCATCATCGCGGTCGAAATGATGGCGGTGAAGCTCGCACAGGGCTGGAATCGCAAGCGCGCCGCCGCCTTTGCCTACACCAGCACGGCATTCCCGATGCTCACCGGTACGCTGGTGACGGTATCGGGCTTTCTGCCTATCGCGCTCGCCAAGTCGAGCACCGGCGAATACACGCGCTCGATCTTCGAAGTCTCGGCCATCGCGCTGCTTGCGTCGTGGCTGGCGGCTGTCGTGCTCATTCCGCTGCTCGGCTACAAGCTGCTGCCCGAGCGGCCGCGCGAAGCGCATCACGCCGACGATCACGAGCATGAGGTGTACGACACTAAGTTCTACAACCGCCTGCGCGGCTGGCTGACGTGGTGCATCGAGCGCAAGATCGTCGTGCTCGTGATTACCGTGGTGCTGTTCCTGATCTCGATGGCCGGTTTCTCACTTGTGCCGCAGCAGTTCTTCCCGAGTTCCGATCGACCGGAACTGATGGTGGATCTTCGCTTGCAGGAAGGCGCATCCTATCAGGCGACGCTTCGTGAGACGGAGCGTCTGGAGAAAATGCTCGAAGGCCGCAAGGAGATCGACCACACGGTAAGCTTCGTCGGCACTGGCGCGCCCCGCTTCTACCTGCCGCTCGATCAGCAACTGCCCACGCCGAACTTCGCGCAACTGGTGATCACTGCCAAGTCCGTGGAAGATCGCGAGGCACTCGCGCAGTGGCTCGAACCGAAATTGCGCGACGCCATGCCCGGCGTACGCACACGTTTGTCGCGCCTGGAAAATGGGCCGCCGGTCGGCTTTCCCGTGCAGTTCCGTGTCAGCGGCGACGACATCGGCACGGTGCGCAAGATTTCCGAACAAGTGGCGGAGGTCATGCGGGCAAACGGCGACACGCTCGACGTACAGTTCGACTGGGACGAGCCGTCGCAGCGCTCGGTGCGCTTCGAAGTCGATCAGCAGAAGGCTCGTGCGCTGGGCGTGAGCTCGACGGACATTTCGAACTTCATCGCCATGACACTCACGGGGTACGACATCAGCCAATATCGTGAGCGCGACAAGCTGATCTCGATCACGTTGCGTGCACCGAAAGCCGAACGCGTCGACCCGGCGAAGATCGCCACGCTCGCCATGCCCACACCGAACGGCCCGGTGCCGCTGGCCACGCTCGGTCATGTGGTGAACGATCTGGAATACGGTGTGATCTGGGAGCGCGACCGTCAGCCGACCATCACCGTGCGATCGGACGTGCGTGCCGGCAAGCAGGGGATCGACGTGACCGAAGCCGTCTACAAGAAACTGGACGGCATTCGCCGCGCGCTGCCGGTCGGCTACCGCATCGAGATCGGCGGCTCGGTCGAAGAGTCGGCCAAGGGACAATCGTCGATCAACGCGCAAATGCCGATCATGATCATTGCCGTGCTTACGCTGCTGATGATTCAGCTTCAGAGCTTCGCACGCACCATGCTCGTCGTTCTCACCGCCCCGCTCGGCATGATCGGCGTGGTGGCCACGCTGCTGCTGTTCGGCAAGCCCTTCGGCTTCGTGGCCATGCTGGGGGTGATCGCCATGTTCGGCATCATCATGCGTAACTCGGTGATTCTGGTCGACCAGATCGAGCAAGACATCGCTGCCGGTCACCCGCGCTTCGACGCGATCGTGAGCGCCACCGTGCGACGCTTCCGCCCAATCACGCTGACCGCGGCAGCGGCCGTGCTGGCGCTGATTCCGCTGTTGCGCAGCAACTTCTTCGGTCCGATGGCGACCGCGCTGATGGGCGGTATCACCAGCGCCACCATCCTGACCGTGTTTTTCCTGCCGGCGTTGTATGCCACGGCGTTCCGCGTGCGCCACCACGAGCGCGCGTCGCAACCCGCTGCGCCGTCCGGCAGCTCGCAAGGAGACCGCTCATGA
- a CDS encoding efflux transporter outer membrane subunit — MTRFILRGRSRSRQFIVARLSPLAALVPLVLAGCSFAPSDKPPAMPSPAHYGVNALPANTVSAQGTSQQFDVGAPPVKAWWQAYRSDKLNALVDEGLRNSPNLASANHALQAAREQLKAQIGESLFPSIDIGGQAARERNLGIPTFGPPTALYNMFVGQIQARYTFDFFGASRFANASLAAQVDQQAFQLESARQALAANIVSGAIGASVLGAQVKATERLVELAQADATDMARREALGAVSRADALASAQTAESLAASLPGLRAQWQSTRHALAVLLGRTPDQAPDDLSLGELKVPERVPVAVPSTLLQTRPDIQAAEMALKAASAEVGVATAQMFPSLSLTASMGKGGFNWPTVMSNAGSLWSIAGSLTQPLFHGGALLAQRRAAKETYEAAVDQYKQTVLTAFKNVADTLASLEADNTSLLHADNSSAAAEQIYRDTAARVRLGALPVSAARAREQQYWNAYMTTVRATGARLSDTALLFYAMGVPPEPAADAAAPASPETAIPARASAADSPAVRPAQDVARR, encoded by the coding sequence ATGACGCGCTTCATCCTGCGTGGGCGCTCGCGCTCGCGCCAGTTCATCGTCGCGCGCCTTTCGCCTCTGGCTGCGCTGGTGCCGCTCGTGCTGGCCGGCTGTTCGTTCGCGCCGAGCGACAAACCGCCCGCGATGCCCTCGCCGGCTCACTATGGCGTGAACGCGCTGCCCGCCAACACCGTCAGCGCTCAAGGCACCTCGCAACAGTTCGACGTCGGCGCGCCGCCGGTGAAGGCGTGGTGGCAGGCGTATCGGTCAGACAAGCTCAACGCGCTTGTCGATGAAGGTCTGCGCAACAGCCCTAACCTGGCGTCCGCCAATCATGCGTTGCAGGCAGCACGCGAACAGTTGAAGGCCCAGATCGGGGAGTCGCTGTTCCCGTCGATCGACATCGGCGGCCAGGCGGCGCGCGAGCGCAATCTGGGAATTCCGACGTTCGGCCCGCCGACCGCGCTCTACAACATGTTCGTCGGGCAAATTCAGGCGCGCTACACGTTCGATTTCTTCGGCGCGTCGCGCTTTGCGAATGCGTCGCTGGCGGCCCAGGTCGATCAACAGGCGTTCCAGTTGGAATCGGCACGTCAGGCCCTCGCGGCAAACATTGTCTCGGGCGCGATCGGCGCGTCGGTGCTTGGGGCGCAGGTCAAGGCGACCGAGCGTCTTGTCGAACTGGCGCAGGCCGATGCCACGGACATGGCGCGCCGCGAAGCGCTCGGCGCGGTATCGCGTGCCGATGCGCTGGCGTCGGCGCAAACGGCGGAATCGCTGGCAGCGTCGCTGCCGGGCTTGCGTGCGCAATGGCAATCCACTCGCCACGCACTGGCCGTACTGCTCGGCCGCACGCCGGATCAGGCCCCCGACGATCTCTCGCTGGGCGAACTCAAGGTGCCCGAGAGGGTGCCGGTCGCGGTGCCGTCTACCTTGTTGCAGACACGCCCGGATATTCAGGCAGCCGAGATGGCGTTGAAGGCGGCATCGGCCGAAGTGGGCGTGGCCACCGCCCAGATGTTCCCGAGCCTGTCGCTGACGGCTTCGATGGGCAAAGGCGGCTTTAACTGGCCGACAGTGATGTCGAACGCCGGGTCGCTGTGGAGCATTGCCGGTTCGCTGACACAGCCCCTCTTCCACGGCGGCGCGCTGCTTGCGCAACGCCGCGCGGCAAAGGAAACGTACGAGGCCGCCGTCGACCAATACAAGCAGACAGTGCTTACCGCGTTCAAGAACGTGGCGGACACGCTGGCGTCGCTCGAAGCGGACAATACGTCGCTGCTGCACGCCGACAATTCCAGTGCGGCGGCCGAGCAAATCTACCGCGACACGGCAGCGCGTGTGCGTCTGGGCGCCCTGCCCGTCTCGGCCGCGCGCGCTCGCGAACAGCAGTACTGGAACGCCTATATGACGACAGTGCGTGCAACCGGCGCGCGTTTGTCGGATACTGCGCTCCTGTTTTACGCGATGGGGGTACCGCCGGAACCGGCTGCCGACGCCGCCGCGCCTGCCTCGCCCGAGACGGCGATACCGGCGCGGGCGTCAGCGGCGGACTCGCCGGCGGTACGCCCCGCGCAAGATGTAGCCCGAAGATGA
- a CDS encoding TetR/AcrR family transcriptional regulator encodes MTATPITRGRRPKHLPDGRAALLSAAIHAFAQLGYDGANLRGIARAAKVDASLVRVHFGSKEQLWRACVDTLEAALAGPGEHLRALSLDTSRPVTDRLKEAISVVAAHAMHYPEHKQFIAQHASETGERGAILHRHLVMPVYECMEPLITQGMQAGVVRAEHPEMYFCLLVHALHPPPGSPVLMQLIAPEVGGEAFGPALLKQVEMVFFATPDKKR; translated from the coding sequence ATGACAGCCACACCGATTACGCGGGGCCGACGCCCCAAACACCTGCCTGACGGCCGCGCGGCTTTGCTGAGCGCGGCCATCCATGCCTTCGCGCAGCTCGGCTACGACGGCGCGAACCTGCGCGGCATCGCTCGCGCTGCGAAGGTCGACGCGAGCCTCGTACGCGTGCATTTCGGCTCGAAAGAGCAGTTATGGCGTGCGTGCGTCGACACGCTCGAAGCCGCGCTTGCCGGGCCCGGCGAACATTTGCGTGCGCTGTCGCTCGACACGTCGCGCCCGGTGACGGACCGCCTCAAGGAAGCGATTTCCGTCGTCGCTGCACATGCCATGCATTACCCGGAGCACAAGCAGTTCATCGCGCAACACGCGTCCGAGACCGGCGAGCGTGGTGCGATCCTGCACCGGCATCTGGTCATGCCCGTGTACGAGTGTATGGAGCCGCTGATCACGCAAGGCATGCAGGCCGGCGTGGTACGCGCGGAGCACCCCGAGATGTATTTCTGTCTGCTTGTGCACGCGCTGCATCCGCCACCCGGCTCGCCCGTGCTGATGCAGTTGATCGCCCCGGAAGTGGGGGGCGAGGCGTTTGGCCCCGCGCTTCTCAAGCAGGTCGAAATGGTGTTCTTCGCAACCCCCGACAAGAAGCGCTGA
- the argE gene encoding acetylornithine deacetylase: MNELSSRTLLERLIGFATVSRDSNLAMIEFIRDYLGQQGVQSELFYNDERTKANLFATIGPQDRGGIVLSGHTDVVPVDGQAWTVDPFRLVEKDGRLYGRGTADMKGFLASVLAAVPHFIGRELQMPVHLAFSYDEEIGCLGVRPMLAEIAKRPHKPVLCLIGEPTALKPVLGHKGKLAMRCCVKGAPCHSAYAPYGVNAIQYAAKLINCLEEIGDELAQPEHHDTRFDPPYSTVQTGVIKGGRALNIVPAECEFDFEVRALPGFDANRVADALQRYADEDLLPRMQAIKPDTGIRLIPLSAYPGLATPPDSDAARLLATLSGSDDFGTVAFGTEGGLFNEVGIPTVVCGPGSMDQGHKPDEFVSVEQLAGCDAMLRRLAAHLTTAS; this comes from the coding sequence ATGAATGAGCTGTCGAGTCGCACGCTGCTCGAACGATTGATCGGATTCGCGACTGTCAGCCGCGATTCCAATCTGGCAATGATCGAGTTCATTCGCGATTACCTCGGGCAGCAGGGGGTGCAAAGCGAACTGTTCTACAACGACGAGCGTACCAAGGCGAATCTGTTTGCCACCATCGGCCCGCAGGATCGCGGCGGCATTGTGCTGTCGGGACACACCGATGTGGTGCCTGTCGACGGACAGGCGTGGACGGTAGATCCGTTCCGCCTCGTCGAAAAAGACGGACGACTTTACGGTCGCGGCACGGCCGACATGAAAGGGTTTCTGGCGTCGGTGCTCGCGGCAGTGCCGCATTTCATCGGACGCGAATTGCAGATGCCCGTGCATCTAGCCTTCTCCTACGACGAGGAGATCGGGTGCCTGGGCGTGCGGCCGATGCTTGCGGAGATCGCGAAGCGCCCTCACAAGCCGGTCTTGTGCCTGATCGGCGAACCCACGGCCCTCAAACCGGTGCTTGGTCATAAAGGCAAACTGGCGATGCGCTGTTGCGTGAAGGGGGCGCCGTGTCATTCCGCGTATGCGCCATATGGGGTCAATGCGATCCAGTACGCCGCGAAGCTCATTAATTGCCTTGAGGAAATCGGTGACGAACTCGCGCAACCGGAGCATCACGATACGCGATTCGATCCGCCGTACTCCACGGTTCAGACAGGCGTTATCAAGGGTGGCCGTGCGTTGAATATTGTGCCGGCCGAATGCGAGTTCGACTTCGAGGTGCGGGCCCTGCCGGGTTTCGATGCGAATCGCGTCGCGGACGCTCTGCAACGCTACGCCGACGAGGACTTGTTGCCCCGCATGCAGGCGATCAAGCCAGACACCGGCATTCGTCTGATTCCGCTGTCGGCCTATCCGGGATTGGCGACGCCACCCGACAGCGACGCCGCGCGTTTGCTGGCAACGCTGAGCGGATCGGACGACTTCGGCACGGTGGCGTTCGGCACCGAAGGCGGCCTGTTCAACGAGGTAGGGATTCCGACCGTGGTGTGCGGCCCGGGGAGCATGGATCAGGGCCACAAGCCCGACGAGTTCGTGAGCGTCGAGCAACTGGCGGGTTGCGACGCGATGCTGCGCCGCCTGGCGGCGCATCTGACGACGGCATCGTGA